In Bradyrhizobium sp. 1(2017), one DNA window encodes the following:
- a CDS encoding TMEM175 family protein has product MTELRPDQFEMRRLESLSNTIFGVAMTLLAYDLPKAAVFTTAPDWHDLARVYSGKLAGFALSFIIAGVFWISHHRRLARQPVGSRGMVVLNLFFLLSIVLLPVTNGLYTNYGTSSAVAVLYGLHLTTIAGLNAWLWWIILRGWRHEIMASMFPLVVFIPGTIVAAFAPHIAPFVWFIAFGGLLIQRFYVAPNPSAGT; this is encoded by the coding sequence ATGACCGAGCTCAGGCCTGACCAGTTCGAGATGCGGCGGCTGGAATCGCTCAGCAACACCATTTTTGGCGTCGCCATGACGCTGCTGGCCTATGACCTGCCCAAGGCCGCGGTCTTCACCACCGCGCCCGACTGGCACGATCTCGCCCGGGTCTATTCCGGCAAGCTTGCCGGCTTTGCGCTCAGTTTCATCATTGCCGGGGTGTTCTGGATCAGCCATCACCGCCGGCTGGCACGCCAGCCCGTCGGCAGCCGCGGCATGGTCGTCCTCAACCTGTTCTTCCTGCTCTCGATCGTGCTGCTGCCGGTCACCAACGGCCTCTACACCAATTACGGCACGAGCAGCGCGGTCGCGGTGCTCTATGGCCTGCACCTGACCACGATCGCCGGCCTCAATGCCTGGCTGTGGTGGATCATCCTGCGCGGCTGGCGCCACGAGATCATGGCGTCGATGTTTCCGCTTGTCGTGTTCATCCCGGGCACGATCGTTGCGGCGTTTGCACCGCATATCGCGCCCTTCGTGTGGTTCATCGCCTTCGGGGGGCTCCTGATCCAGCGCTTCTACGTCGCGCCGAACCCATCGGCCGGCACGTAA
- the rlmB gene encoding 23S rRNA (guanosine(2251)-2'-O)-methyltransferase RlmB, which translates to MKDRKFGPKGARGGAKPFNRPGKSAGRPAWRERDSGSDGPVILYGWHTVTMALANPQRRIRKLTLTENAARRLAEENIATRIAPEIVRPQEIDRLLSPDAVHQGLLAEADPLPSPDIETLKQEGMVLVLDQITDPHNVGAILRSAAAFAVKAIVTTARHSPEATGVLAKAASGALELVPVITVQNLARALTALNERGFQTVGLDSEGSEDLGDVALREPLALVLGAEGKGLRQLTRETCSVVARLDMPGEIKSLNVSNAAVLSLYVGASRLGLMKPGATS; encoded by the coding sequence ATGAAGGATCGAAAATTCGGCCCCAAGGGGGCGCGCGGCGGGGCTAAGCCCTTCAACAGGCCCGGGAAATCGGCCGGCCGTCCGGCCTGGCGCGAGCGTGATTCGGGATCCGACGGCCCTGTCATCCTCTATGGCTGGCATACCGTCACGATGGCGCTCGCCAACCCGCAGCGGCGGATCCGCAAGCTGACGCTGACCGAGAACGCCGCAAGGCGGCTCGCGGAAGAAAACATCGCAACCCGCATCGCCCCCGAGATCGTCCGGCCCCAGGAAATCGACCGTCTGCTGTCGCCGGACGCCGTGCATCAGGGCCTGCTCGCGGAGGCCGATCCTCTGCCGTCGCCCGACATCGAGACCTTGAAGCAGGAAGGCATGGTGCTGGTGCTCGACCAGATCACCGATCCGCACAATGTGGGGGCGATTCTGCGCTCGGCCGCGGCGTTCGCGGTGAAGGCGATCGTCACCACCGCGCGCCACAGCCCGGAAGCGACCGGCGTGCTCGCGAAGGCCGCCTCCGGTGCGCTCGAGCTCGTGCCTGTCATCACCGTGCAAAACCTCGCCCGCGCGCTCACTGCGCTGAACGAGCGCGGCTTCCAGACCGTCGGGCTCGACAGCGAGGGCAGCGAGGACCTCGGCGACGTCGCGCTGCGTGAGCCGCTTGCGCTGGTGCTCGGCGCCGAAGGCAAGGGCCTGCGGCAATTGACCCGCGAGACCTGCAGCGTCGTGGCGCGGCTCGACATGCCCGGCGAGATCAAGAGTCTGAACGTCTCCAACGCCGCCGTGCTCTCGCTCTATGTGGGCGCGAGCCGGCTCGGGCTGATGAAGCCCGGCGCGACGTCGTAG
- a CDS encoding ATP-dependent helicase translates to MATYLDTLNAEQRRAVEHGVAEGATVGAPLLVIAGAGSGKTNTLAHRVAHLIVANADPRRILLMTFSRRAAAEMAGRVERIARKVLGENNAAIMRDALSWAGTFHGIGARLLREYAERIGVDPAFTIHDREDSADLMNLVRHERGLSKTESRFPAKGTCLSIYSRCVNAEMEIEKVLGQHYPWCAGWAAELKGLFAAYVEAKQAQHVLDYDDLLLYWSQMMGDGLIADEIGGRFDHVLVDEYQDTNRLQSSILLALKPDGRGLTVVGDDAQSIYSFRAATVRNILDFPQSFSPRAEMITLDRNYRSTQAVLAAANGVIGLARERFTKNLWTDRTSSHKPQLVTVHDEADQARYIVEEVLANREQGALLKHQAVLFRTSSHSGPLEIELTRRNIPFVKFGGLKFLDAAHVKDVLALLRFAENPRDRVAGFRILHLLPGIGPATAQRVLDHMAESTDPLNALGQLPVPARTGTDWTDFVRTTQNLRYSEWPADLERVRLWYEPHLDRIHEDSETRRADLMQLEQIASGYSSREKFLTELTLDPPDATSDKSGPPLRDEDYLILSTIHSAKGQEWKSVFVLNVVDGCMPSDLGAGTSAEIEEERRLLYVAMTRAKDDLHLVVPQRFFVHGQAAKGDRHVYASRTRFIPEQLVYLFERTAWPKAAAAGARTAAQGPKIDIGARMRGMWR, encoded by the coding sequence GTGGCGACATATCTGGACACGCTCAATGCGGAGCAGCGCCGCGCCGTCGAGCATGGCGTGGCCGAAGGGGCGACCGTGGGCGCCCCCCTGCTCGTCATTGCCGGTGCCGGCTCCGGCAAGACCAACACCCTCGCCCACCGCGTCGCGCATCTGATCGTCGCCAACGCCGATCCGCGCCGCATCCTCCTGATGACGTTCTCGCGCCGCGCGGCAGCCGAGATGGCCGGCCGGGTGGAACGGATCGCCCGCAAGGTGCTGGGCGAGAACAACGCCGCGATCATGCGCGATGCGCTGAGCTGGGCCGGCACTTTCCACGGCATCGGCGCACGCCTCTTGCGCGAATATGCCGAACGGATCGGCGTCGATCCCGCCTTCACCATCCACGACCGCGAGGATTCCGCCGACCTGATGAATCTGGTCCGGCACGAGCGCGGCCTGTCGAAGACCGAGAGCCGCTTTCCGGCCAAGGGCACGTGCCTGTCGATCTACTCGCGCTGCGTCAACGCCGAGATGGAGATCGAGAAGGTGCTCGGCCAACACTATCCCTGGTGCGCGGGATGGGCCGCCGAGCTTAAGGGCCTGTTCGCGGCCTATGTCGAGGCCAAGCAGGCCCAGCACGTGCTCGATTACGACGACCTTCTGCTCTACTGGTCGCAGATGATGGGCGACGGGCTGATCGCCGACGAGATCGGCGGCCGCTTCGATCACGTGCTGGTCGACGAATACCAGGACACCAACCGCCTGCAATCCTCGATCCTCCTGGCGCTGAAGCCCGACGGCCGCGGCCTCACCGTGGTCGGCGACGACGCCCAGTCGATCTATTCGTTCCGCGCCGCCACCGTGCGCAATATCCTGGATTTCCCGCAGAGCTTCTCGCCCCGCGCCGAGATGATCACGCTCGACCGCAATTACCGCTCGACGCAAGCGGTGCTGGCGGCCGCCAACGGCGTCATTGGTCTTGCGCGCGAGCGCTTCACGAAAAACCTCTGGACCGACCGCACCTCCTCGCACAAGCCGCAGCTCGTCACCGTGCACGACGAGGCCGACCAGGCCCGCTACATCGTCGAGGAAGTGCTGGCCAACCGCGAGCAAGGCGCGCTCTTGAAGCACCAGGCGGTGCTGTTCCGCACGTCCTCGCATTCGGGTCCGCTGGAGATCGAGCTGACCCGCCGCAACATCCCTTTCGTCAAGTTCGGCGGACTGAAATTCCTCGACGCCGCGCACGTCAAGGACGTGCTGGCGCTGTTGCGCTTCGCCGAGAATCCGCGCGACCGCGTCGCCGGCTTCCGTATCCTGCACCTGTTGCCGGGCATCGGACCCGCAACGGCGCAGCGCGTGCTCGACCATATGGCCGAAAGCACCGATCCGCTCAACGCACTCGGCCAGCTTCCGGTGCCCGCACGCACCGGCACTGATTGGACCGACTTCGTCCGCACGACCCAGAATCTGCGCTATTCGGAATGGCCGGCCGACCTGGAACGCGTGCGTCTCTGGTACGAGCCGCATCTCGATCGCATCCACGAGGATTCCGAGACGCGCCGCGCCGATCTGATGCAGCTCGAGCAGATCGCCAGCGGCTATTCCTCGCGCGAGAAATTCCTGACCGAGCTCACGCTCGATCCGCCGGATGCGACCAGCGACAAGTCCGGCCCGCCCTTGCGCGACGAGGACTACCTGATCCTCTCCACCATCCACTCCGCCAAGGGCCAGGAGTGGAAGTCGGTGTTCGTGCTCAACGTCGTCGATGGCTGCATGCCGTCCGATCTCGGCGCCGGCACCAGCGCCGAGATCGAAGAGGAGCGCCGCCTGCTCTACGTCGCGATGACGCGCGCCAAGGACGATCTCCATCTCGTCGTTCCCCAGCGCTTCTTCGTCCACGGCCAGGCCGCCAAGGGCGACCGCCACGTCTACGCCTCGCGCACCCGCTTCATCCCGGAGCAACTGGTCTATCTGTTCGAGCGCACCGCCTGGCCGAAGGCCGCAGCCGCCGGGGCGCGCACCGCCGCGCAGGGCCCGAAGATCGACATCGGGGCGCGGATGCGCGGGATGTGGCGGTAG
- a CDS encoding LLM class flavin-dependent oxidoreductase, giving the protein MNAPLEFGLDTFGDVTRDASGAMLPHAQVIRNVVDEAVLADELGLDFIGLGEHHRGDFAISSPETALAAIAARTKRIHLGSAVTVLSSDDPIRVFQRFATLDALSNGRAEVILGRGSFTESFPLFGFDLRKYEELFEEKLDLFAALLPQKPVSWEGKLRPPLRDQLVYPPVETGTLKTWIGVGGSPQSVVRAAHYDLPLMLAIIGGDPARFAPYVDLYHRAFKEFGRTVQPIGVHSPGYVAETDAQAREELWPDYKAMRDRIGKERGWPPMGRDEFASEAEHGSLYVGSPETVARKIAKTAKALGISRFQLKYSAGPLPHEKLMRSIELYGRKVMPMVREMLG; this is encoded by the coding sequence ATGAACGCACCGCTCGAATTCGGACTGGATACCTTTGGCGACGTCACCAGGGACGCCTCCGGCGCGATGCTTCCCCATGCGCAGGTGATCCGCAACGTGGTGGACGAAGCCGTGCTGGCCGACGAGCTCGGCCTCGATTTCATCGGCCTCGGCGAGCATCACCGCGGAGATTTCGCGATCTCCTCGCCCGAAACAGCGCTCGCGGCCATCGCGGCGCGCACCAAACGGATCCATCTCGGGTCCGCCGTGACGGTGCTGAGCTCGGACGATCCCATCCGCGTCTTCCAGCGCTTCGCCACGCTGGATGCGCTCTCAAACGGGCGTGCCGAGGTGATCCTCGGCCGCGGCTCGTTCACCGAATCCTTTCCGCTGTTCGGTTTCGACCTTCGCAAATACGAAGAGCTGTTCGAGGAGAAGCTCGACCTGTTCGCCGCCCTGCTGCCGCAGAAGCCGGTGAGCTGGGAAGGCAAGCTGCGTCCGCCGCTGCGGGATCAGCTGGTCTATCCGCCGGTCGAGACCGGCACGCTGAAAACCTGGATCGGCGTCGGCGGCAGCCCGCAATCGGTGGTGCGCGCCGCGCATTACGACCTGCCCCTGATGCTCGCGATCATCGGCGGCGATCCCGCGCGCTTTGCCCCTTACGTCGATCTCTATCACCGCGCGTTCAAGGAGTTTGGCCGCACCGTGCAGCCGATCGGCGTACATTCGCCCGGCTATGTCGCCGAGACCGACGCACAGGCCCGCGAAGAGCTGTGGCCCGACTACAAGGCCATGCGCGACCGTATCGGCAAGGAACGCGGCTGGCCGCCGATGGGCCGCGACGAGTTCGCGAGCGAGGCCGAGCACGGCTCGCTCTATGTCGGTTCGCCCGAGACCGTCGCACGCAAGATCGCCAAGACGGCCAAGGCGCTCGGCATCTCGCGCTTCCAGCTGAAATATTCAGCAGGCCCCTTGCCGCATGAGAAGCTGATGCGGAGCATCGAGCTCTATGGGCGCAAGGTGATGCCGATGGTGCGGGAGATGCTGGGGTAA
- a CDS encoding YciI family protein, giving the protein MLYAILAYHVEDEVMSWTPEQDAAVVAKVIEVQAPLRASGQFGPAARLDETRKARTLRGPGAGMVLDGPFAETKEQLLGFHLMECATEEEAIAAAQKLRAVNPTAVYEIRPVKLYVPADGFGAT; this is encoded by the coding sequence ATGCTCTACGCCATCCTGGCCTACCATGTGGAAGACGAGGTCATGTCCTGGACGCCTGAACAGGACGCTGCGGTCGTCGCCAAAGTCATCGAGGTTCAGGCGCCCCTGAGGGCCAGTGGACAGTTCGGACCGGCTGCCCGCCTGGATGAGACCCGAAAGGCCCGTACCTTGCGCGGCCCCGGCGCGGGCATGGTGTTGGACGGCCCGTTTGCCGAGACCAAGGAGCAGCTTCTGGGCTTCCACCTGATGGAATGCGCCACCGAGGAGGAGGCCATCGCGGCCGCGCAGAAGCTGCGTGCGGTCAATCCGACCGCGGTCTACGAGATCCGCCCGGTCAAGCTTTACGTGCCGGCCGATGGGTTCGGCGCGACGTAG